Proteins from one Ramlibacter sp. PS4R-6 genomic window:
- a CDS encoding acyl-CoA dehydrogenase, producing the protein MSYKAPVKDMLFNIRHLANIDEVAKLPGFEEAGFDTAAAVLEECAKFNEGVVAPLNVAGDKNPSSWKDGVVTTTPGFKDAYKQFMEGGWQGIQHPQDFGGQGLPKTIGASCGEMLNSANLSFSLCPLLTDGAIEALLTAGSDELKATYLEKLISGEWTGTMNLTEPQAGSDLSLVRTRAEPQPDGTYKVFGTKIFITYGEHDMAKNIVHLVLARVQGAPEGVKGISLFVVPKFMVGKDGSLGARNDVHCVSIEHKLGIKASPTAVLQFGDHGGAVGYLVGEENRGLEYMFIMMNAARYAVGMQGIAVAERAYQQAAAFAKERIQSRPVDGSINKSAPIVHHPDVRRMLMTMRSLTEGCRAMATVAAAAYDAAHHHPDADVRKQNQAFYEFMVPLVKGYSTEMSVEVTSLGVQVHGGMGFIEETGAAQHYRDSRILPIYEGTTAIQANDLVGRKTARDGGATARAIAAQVEKTEGELAKRNSPAAKAVLKRLSAARKAFSDVVDFIASNTKSSPNAAFAGSVPYLLLAGNLVAGWQLARSLLAAEDLAAKGEDKAFMQAKVITARFYADHILSKAPAARDAIVDGAESVTALPVDAF; encoded by the coding sequence CATCCGGCACCTCGCCAACATCGACGAGGTCGCGAAGCTGCCGGGATTCGAGGAAGCAGGTTTCGACACGGCGGCCGCCGTGCTCGAGGAGTGCGCGAAGTTCAACGAGGGCGTGGTCGCGCCTCTGAACGTCGCGGGCGACAAGAACCCGTCGTCGTGGAAGGACGGCGTGGTCACGACGACGCCGGGCTTCAAGGATGCCTACAAGCAGTTCATGGAAGGCGGATGGCAGGGCATCCAGCACCCGCAGGACTTCGGCGGGCAGGGCCTGCCCAAGACCATCGGTGCGTCGTGCGGCGAGATGCTCAATTCCGCCAACCTCAGTTTCTCGCTGTGCCCGCTGCTCACCGACGGCGCCATCGAGGCGCTGCTCACCGCGGGGTCCGACGAGCTGAAGGCCACCTACCTGGAGAAGCTCATCTCCGGCGAGTGGACCGGCACGATGAACCTGACGGAGCCGCAAGCCGGCTCCGACCTGTCGCTCGTGCGCACGCGCGCCGAGCCGCAGCCCGACGGCACGTACAAGGTCTTCGGCACGAAGATCTTCATCACGTACGGCGAGCACGACATGGCGAAGAACATCGTCCACCTGGTGCTGGCCCGCGTGCAGGGCGCGCCGGAGGGCGTGAAGGGCATCAGCCTGTTCGTCGTGCCCAAGTTCATGGTCGGCAAGGACGGCTCGCTCGGCGCGCGCAACGACGTGCACTGCGTGTCGATCGAGCACAAGCTGGGGATCAAGGCTTCCCCCACCGCCGTTCTCCAGTTCGGCGACCATGGTGGCGCGGTCGGCTACCTCGTCGGCGAGGAGAACCGCGGCCTCGAGTACATGTTCATCATGATGAACGCCGCCCGATACGCCGTGGGCATGCAGGGCATCGCCGTGGCCGAGCGTGCGTACCAGCAGGCTGCCGCTTTCGCGAAGGAGCGCATCCAGTCGCGACCGGTGGACGGCTCGATCAACAAGAGCGCACCCATCGTGCACCACCCCGACGTGCGCCGCATGCTGATGACGATGCGCTCGCTCACCGAAGGCTGCCGCGCGATGGCCACCGTGGCCGCCGCCGCCTATGACGCCGCGCACCACCACCCCGATGCGGACGTGCGCAAGCAGAACCAGGCCTTCTACGAATTCATGGTGCCGCTGGTCAAGGGCTACAGCACCGAGATGAGCGTGGAGGTCACCTCGCTCGGCGTGCAGGTGCACGGCGGCATGGGCTTCATCGAGGAGACCGGCGCGGCGCAGCACTACCGCGATTCGCGGATCCTGCCGATCTACGAAGGCACGACAGCGATCCAGGCCAACGACCTCGTGGGCCGCAAGACGGCGCGCGACGGCGGCGCCACCGCACGCGCCATCGCGGCCCAGGTTGAGAAGACCGAAGGCGAGCTGGCCAAGCGCAACTCGCCGGCCGCCAAGGCCGTGCTCAAGCGCCTGTCCGCCGCGCGCAAGGCCTTCAGCGACGTGGTCGACTTCATCGCGTCCAACACGAAGTCGTCGCCCAACGCGGCGTTCGCGGGCTCCGTGCCTTACCTGCTGCTCGCGGGCAACCTCGTGGCCGGCTGGCAGCTGGCGCGTTCGCTGCTGGCGGCCGAGGACCTGGCCGCCAAGGGCGAGGACAAGGCCTTCATGCAGGCCAAGGTGATCACGGCGCGTTTCTACGCCGACCACATCCTGTCGAAGGCGCCCGCCGCGCGCGACGCCATCGTCGATGGCGCCGAAAGCGTGACGGCGCTGCCGGTCGACGCGTTCTGA